A single region of the Vagococcus teuberi genome encodes:
- a CDS encoding AEC family transporter: MNIGEVIKTTMTDMNIISAITSTVFIILLGFFCRKKGIFSAEVGKILSKVVLSVALPALAFNAFMQDIKSETLKQGMNVLIWGIVIYIILIFVSKPLFMKYKGDKQDTLRVLTIFGSTTFFGTPIVSAIYGPIGVMFSSIFNIGYRIFLYSYGYIKMSGLKMELKNIKTMFLNPIVIATFAGLFIWVFQGYLPQVSVTNAEGVVNQVAFLRIDQTAVWLFKPMTYLAGLASPLAWLSIGATLGEVSFKDAASDKTSWYYSVMKVIFVPVINIVLLAILTMTHILPVSYEALATIVIMMATPTATVAAAYAISFDKKPLLASNASLISTVLAVVMTPIWIVVLEMISKMGIF, translated from the coding sequence ATGAATATCGGAGAAGTCATTAAAACAACCATGACTGATATGAATATTATCAGTGCGATAACATCAACAGTATTTATTATTTTATTAGGGTTCTTTTGTCGCAAGAAAGGAATTTTCTCTGCAGAAGTAGGAAAAATTTTATCAAAAGTTGTATTAAGTGTGGCATTACCTGCATTGGCCTTTAATGCATTTATGCAAGATATCAAAAGTGAAACATTAAAACAAGGAATGAATGTTTTAATTTGGGGTATTGTCATTTATATTATTTTAATTTTTGTTTCTAAGCCATTATTTATGAAATACAAAGGTGACAAACAAGATACTCTACGCGTTTTAACTATTTTTGGATCAACTACATTTTTTGGCACTCCAATCGTTAGTGCAATTTACGGACCAATTGGTGTGATGTTTTCTTCAATTTTTAACATTGGTTACCGAATTTTCTTATACTCATACGGCTACATCAAAATGAGTGGATTAAAAATGGAACTTAAAAATATTAAAACAATGTTTTTAAACCCAATTGTCATTGCAACGTTTGCAGGGTTATTCATCTGGGTATTCCAAGGATATTTACCACAAGTTAGTGTGACAAATGCTGAAGGTGTGGTTAATCAAGTGGCATTCTTACGTATCGATCAAACAGCTGTTTGGTTATTTAAACCAATGACTTATTTAGCAGGACTAGCTTCACCACTTGCTTGGTTATCAATTGGGGCTACTTTAGGTGAAGTGAGCTTTAAAGATGCAGCATCAGACAAAACATCTTGGTATTACAGTGTGATGAAAGTCATTTTTGTGCCAGTTATAAACATTGTATTATTAGCGATTTTAACTATGACTCACATTTTACCAGTAAGTTACGAAGCATTAGCAACAATCGTCATCATGATGGCTACACCAACAGCTACAGTAGCGGCTGCTTATGCAATTAGTTTTGATAAAAAACCACTTCTAGCTTCAAATGCATCTCTTATTTCAACAGTATTAGCTGTTGTCATGACACCAATATGGATTGTAGTGCTAGAAATGATTAGTAAAATGGGTATTTTTTAA
- a CDS encoding 2-hydroxyacid dehydrogenase has protein sequence MTFKIACYGVRPNEVAYFNDLNKYNYDLTLIEELLTHDNIETAYNHDAVLLRGNCVADRENIEKMSEHGVKFVFTRTVGFNHIDLAAAKDYHMEVARVPSYSPNAIAELSLTLAMMLLRHTAYMTMKTSNKNFIVDNTMFSKEIRNCKVGIIGTGKIGLTEAKLFAGLGATVLGYDIYENDAAKEILTYTDLNDLLAESDIVSIHVPYIPGENDQMINAEFISKMKKGAILINTARGELQDNQAILEALKTNHLEGFGTDVFANEKDLFFKQFGEDQPLPDPTVEELISLYPRVLVTPHVGSNTDEALINMIETSFENFHSVLESGKTVNSVL, from the coding sequence ATGACATTCAAAATAGCTTGTTACGGTGTACGACCAAATGAAGTAGCATACTTTAATGATTTAAACAAATATAACTATGACTTAACATTGATTGAAGAATTATTAACACATGACAATATTGAAACAGCATATAACCATGATGCAGTCTTATTACGAGGAAATTGTGTAGCAGATCGAGAAAATATCGAGAAAATGTCAGAACATGGTGTAAAATTTGTCTTTACACGTACAGTTGGATTTAATCATATTGATTTAGCAGCAGCAAAGGATTATCACATGGAAGTGGCAAGAGTGCCATCATACTCTCCTAATGCTATAGCGGAATTGTCGTTGACATTAGCTATGATGTTGTTAAGACATACTGCTTATATGACAATGAAAACAAGTAACAAAAACTTTATTGTAGATAATACGATGTTTAGTAAAGAAATTAGAAACTGTAAAGTGGGAATTATTGGGACTGGTAAAATTGGTCTAACAGAAGCAAAATTATTTGCTGGATTAGGTGCGACAGTATTAGGATATGATATTTATGAAAATGATGCAGCAAAAGAGATTTTAACCTATACAGATTTAAATGATTTATTAGCAGAATCAGATATTGTTAGCATTCATGTGCCATATATTCCAGGCGAAAATGATCAGATGATTAATGCTGAATTTATTAGTAAAATGAAAAAAGGTGCTATCTTAATTAATACAGCTCGTGGAGAATTACAAGATAACCAAGCCATTTTAGAAGCGTTAAAGACAAATCATTTAGAAGGATTTGGAACAGATGTATTTGCTAATGAGAAAGATTTATTCTTTAAACAATTTGGTGAGGATCAACCTTTACCTGACCCAACAGTGGAAGAGTTAATTTCTCTCTACCCTAGAGTATTGGTTACTCCTCATGTAGGGTCAAATACAGACGAAGCGTTAATTAATATGATTGAAACAAGTTTTGAGAATTTCCATTCAGTGTTAGAATCAGGTAAAACAGTTAACAGCGTTCTATAA
- a CDS encoding response regulator, producing the protein MNVLIIEDDPMVAKLNADFLTNIPSAHIIGNCRSTIDAMPFLTNYSVDLILLDNYLPTQTGIDFLTELRKKNNQVPVIFITAANDMETIQKALTLGVVDYLVKPFTVERFTLAIQKVINQKKLISQIDHANQESIDALFNEHTPKQPSLSISASLPKGLAKLTMEKVLKKIEDESHPFSTEELAKKVGISRISTKKYLTFLVESKYLTEDIVYQEIGRPITRYKKT; encoded by the coding sequence ATGAACGTTCTAATTATTGAAGATGATCCGATGGTTGCTAAATTAAATGCAGATTTTTTAACAAATATTCCCTCTGCTCATATCATCGGAAATTGTCGTTCAACTATTGATGCTATGCCTTTTTTAACAAACTATTCAGTAGATTTAATATTACTAGACAACTACCTACCAACTCAAACAGGCATAGACTTTTTAACTGAATTACGCAAAAAAAATAATCAAGTACCAGTTATTTTCATCACCGCTGCAAACGATATGGAAACCATTCAAAAAGCATTAACTCTTGGGGTTGTAGATTATTTAGTTAAGCCGTTTACTGTTGAGCGGTTTACTTTAGCAATACAAAAAGTGATAAACCAAAAAAAATTAATTAGTCAAATAGATCATGCTAATCAAGAAAGCATTGATGCTTTATTTAACGAACATACGCCTAAACAACCTTCACTTTCCATATCTGCTTCTTTACCAAAAGGACTGGCAAAATTAACCATGGAGAAAGTGCTTAAGAAAATTGAAGATGAGTCACATCCATTTTCAACAGAAGAATTAGCAAAAAAAGTGGGGATTTCACGTATTTCAACTAAAAAATATTTAACATTTCTAGTCGAATCAAAATACCTCACAGAAGATATTGTTTATCAAGAAATTGGACGGCCAATCACACGCTATAAAAAAACATAG
- a CDS encoding ATP-binding protein: MQQKFSRLMSRFSLKSIIIFIVLLTTLISLILSSIYLEHYVVQNEYRYAKDKMSTIAKVFATDEQVKNTLINDATSKNIQELSLEIAKLSNMDFIVVLDKELIRLSHPDPNAIGQPFSDLDDARRALNGDAHFSQKKGILGDGIRFFVPVKDDNHRIIGVICAGITLDTLQSDISNIQIKVALILLIGLVIGIIGALISSKAIKHILLDLEPGDISRLIQEKQLINDEINEGIIAINKEKDITLINQAAVNLLTSLDSSFQLAENNKIDTQLYTVFFKKCFTSKEKQTDQELLLNTTTFIATTSPVMIRNVFSGAVVTFRDQSEMSQLIHTLSGTQQYIDALRAQTHEFMNKTHVIMGLIEQEKYDLVQEYIQQISHDYEKEVGYVTDIIKSPAIAGFILGKINEAKEQTVSLTLNPTSFLPDLEMDNYVHQIIQILGNLLDNAIDATKNQHTKQITLSLSYEVEGHILIIEVIDSGYGIQSNDIDKLFQKGFSTKGAGRGYGLHAIYRIVNEHGGLIDITNNNDNTGATVYIELPLSRKGEKNERSNY, from the coding sequence ATGCAACAAAAATTTAGCCGATTGATGAGCCGTTTTTCATTAAAATCAATTATTATATTTATTGTGCTTCTGACAACGCTTATTTCACTCATATTATCATCCATATACCTTGAACACTATGTTGTTCAAAATGAATACAGATATGCTAAAGATAAAATGTCTACTATAGCTAAAGTTTTTGCTACAGATGAGCAAGTAAAGAATACTCTAATCAACGATGCAACTTCTAAAAATATTCAAGAGCTTTCTTTAGAAATTGCAAAGCTCAGTAACATGGACTTTATTGTCGTACTAGATAAAGAACTTATACGATTGTCTCATCCAGACCCCAATGCCATTGGACAACCTTTTTCTGATTTAGATGATGCTAGAAGAGCGCTTAACGGTGATGCTCATTTTTCTCAAAAAAAAGGAATTCTAGGAGATGGCATTCGCTTTTTTGTTCCAGTAAAAGATGATAATCACCGTATCATAGGAGTAATTTGTGCGGGTATTACCTTAGACACATTACAAAGCGATATTAGTAATATACAAATCAAAGTAGCCTTAATTTTATTAATTGGATTAGTTATAGGTATTATCGGTGCTTTAATTAGTAGTAAAGCCATTAAACATATTCTATTAGATTTGGAACCTGGTGATATTTCTCGTTTAATTCAAGAAAAACAACTCATTAACGATGAAATCAATGAAGGCATTATTGCTATCAATAAAGAGAAAGACATCACTCTGATTAATCAAGCTGCTGTTAATTTATTAACTTCACTAGATTCATCATTTCAACTAGCTGAAAACAACAAAATTGATACTCAATTATATACTGTTTTTTTTAAAAAATGCTTCACATCAAAAGAAAAACAAACTGATCAAGAGTTATTGCTCAATACTACTACTTTCATTGCCACAACTTCACCAGTTATGATTCGCAATGTTTTTAGTGGGGCTGTTGTCACATTTAGAGATCAATCTGAGATGAGTCAACTCATTCATACATTAAGCGGCACACAACAGTACATTGATGCCTTACGCGCTCAAACACATGAATTTATGAATAAAACACATGTCATTATGGGGCTTATTGAACAAGAAAAGTATGACTTAGTCCAAGAATATATTCAACAAATCAGTCATGATTATGAAAAAGAAGTTGGGTACGTTACAGACATCATAAAATCGCCTGCTATTGCTGGTTTTATTCTTGGAAAAATAAATGAAGCAAAAGAACAAACTGTTTCATTAACACTGAATCCAACATCATTTTTACCAGACTTAGAAATGGATAACTATGTGCATCAGATCATTCAAATACTAGGAAATCTACTAGATAATGCCATTGATGCAACAAAAAATCAGCACACTAAACAAATAACTCTTAGTCTATCTTATGAAGTAGAAGGGCATATTTTGATTATAGAAGTGATTGATAGTGGATATGGTATCCAAAGTAATGACATAGATAAGCTCTTTCAAAAAGGGTTTTCTACTAAAGGAGCTGGCAGAGGCTACGGGTTACATGCCATTTACCGCATCGTCAATGAACATGGTGGTTTAATTGATATAACTAATAATAATGACAATACAGGAGCAACGGTCTATATTGAGCTACCTTTAAGCCGAAAAGGAGAAAAAAATGAACGTTCTAATTATTGA
- a CDS encoding class I SAM-dependent methyltransferase, with protein sequence MLKTALHFSHQLLSDCVQPGDVVIDATMGNGHDTVFLSQLVENEGHVYAFDIQEKALESTRKKLEKQNIQNTSLIKDGHQNALTYLPDNTMIKAAIFNLGYLPRGDKQITTKSKTTLSAITSLLTILAEDGRLILVLYSGHDEGMSEKEEVLSFAETLSQDSYSVLTYQFINQKNNPPSVLCIEKKEAK encoded by the coding sequence ATGCTTAAAACAGCTCTTCATTTTAGTCACCAGCTATTAAGTGACTGTGTTCAACCTGGTGATGTGGTCATTGATGCAACTATGGGAAATGGACATGATACAGTTTTTTTAAGCCAATTAGTTGAGAATGAGGGACATGTTTATGCGTTTGACATACAAGAAAAAGCCTTAGAATCGACACGAAAGAAATTAGAAAAGCAAAACATTCAAAATACATCTCTTATTAAAGATGGACATCAAAATGCCCTAACTTATTTACCAGATAACACAATGATTAAGGCTGCTATTTTTAATTTAGGTTACTTACCTCGAGGAGATAAACAAATTACCACAAAGAGTAAAACAACACTATCTGCGATTACTTCGCTACTAACTATCTTAGCAGAAGATGGCAGATTGATTTTAGTACTTTATTCAGGGCATGATGAAGGTATGAGTGAAAAAGAAGAGGTTCTTTCATTTGCTGAAACCCTGTCACAAGATTCCTACTCCGTTTTAACCTATCAATTCATTAACCAAAAAAATAATCCCCCATCAGTCTTATGTATTGAGAAAAAGGAAGCCAAATAA
- a CDS encoding TIGR01212 family radical SAM protein (This family includes YhcC from E. coli K-12, an uncharacterized radical SAM protein.) — MDVFTYKKGDSKRYYTWNAALREVFSEKVFKVPIDGGFDCPNRDGTVARGGCTFCSVSGSGDMIIAPSDPLPVQFRKEVNQMHKKWPSTTQYIVYFQNFTNTHAPLDVLKHRFEQVINEEGVVGLSIGTRPDCLPDDVVDYLAELNQRLYLWVELGLQTTYEETSDCINRAHDYQTYLDAVEKLRKHNINVCTHLINGLPGETYDMMIENVKRTVLDSDIQGIKLHLLHLMSNTKMEKDYFEGRLQLMTQEAYTKLTCDQLEIIPPEIIIHRLTGDAPRESIIGPMWSLQKWEVLNGIDQELEKRQTYQGIYNVRKGAQGYA, encoded by the coding sequence ATAGACGTGTTTACTTACAAAAAAGGAGATTCGAAACGATACTATACTTGGAATGCCGCACTTAGGGAAGTTTTTTCAGAAAAAGTTTTTAAAGTGCCAATCGACGGAGGATTTGATTGCCCTAACCGAGATGGAACAGTAGCACGTGGTGGATGCACATTTTGTAGTGTCTCAGGTTCTGGTGACATGATTATCGCACCAAGTGATCCATTACCTGTACAATTCCGTAAAGAAGTCAACCAAATGCATAAAAAATGGCCAAGTACGACACAATATATCGTATACTTTCAAAATTTTACTAATACTCACGCTCCTCTTGACGTATTAAAACATCGTTTTGAACAAGTAATCAATGAAGAAGGTGTTGTGGGGTTGTCAATTGGTACGCGTCCGGATTGTTTGCCTGATGACGTTGTTGACTATTTGGCTGAGTTAAATCAACGATTATATCTTTGGGTAGAACTTGGTTTACAAACAACTTATGAAGAAACAAGCGACTGTATCAATAGAGCACATGACTATCAAACTTATTTGGATGCTGTTGAAAAACTGAGAAAACACAATATAAATGTCTGCACTCACTTAATTAATGGGTTACCGGGTGAGACCTATGACATGATGATAGAAAATGTTAAACGAACTGTATTAGATTCTGATATTCAAGGAATTAAGCTTCATCTTCTTCACTTAATGTCAAACACCAAAATGGAAAAAGATTACTTTGAAGGTCGATTACAACTAATGACACAAGAAGCATACACAAAACTAACGTGTGATCAACTTGAAATTATCCCACCAGAAATTATTATCCATCGTTTGACTGGAGATGCACCAAGGGAATCGATTATTGGTCCCATGTGGAGCTTACAAAAATGGGAAGTACTCAATGGGATTGATCAAGAGTTAGAAAAACGACAAACCTATCAAGGTATTTATAATGTTAGAAAAGGGGCTCAGGGATATGCTTAA
- a CDS encoding phosphatase PAP2 family protein, with translation MKTSKLYWSYAASICLLLFAVIAYFVVSNEAILKAIDQPIQQLIRGTLTPEKNIFFKYFTKFGNTVTIALLFFVSFSVLFFKLKDKIAAYWLAINTVILSGIGNLSLKYLFNRPRPSVEHLVVAKHSSFPSGHAMGSMLFYGTLIFLAYKYIDNKAMRLVVQISLGIIILLIGTSRIYLGVHYPTDILGGYLLGACWLLFSYPYFKKYDFIQRFEGTR, from the coding sequence ATGAAAACATCGAAATTATATTGGTCTTATGCTGCAAGTATTTGTTTGTTACTTTTTGCAGTAATTGCTTACTTCGTCGTATCTAACGAGGCGATACTAAAAGCAATTGATCAGCCCATTCAACAACTTATTAGAGGAACACTCACACCTGAAAAAAATATTTTTTTCAAATATTTTACTAAATTCGGTAATACCGTTACGATTGCCTTATTATTCTTCGTAAGTTTTAGCGTCTTATTTTTTAAATTAAAAGATAAGATAGCTGCTTATTGGCTAGCAATTAATACTGTTATTCTATCAGGTATTGGGAATCTTAGCTTAAAATATCTATTCAATCGTCCACGTCCATCTGTGGAGCACCTCGTTGTGGCGAAACATTCAAGTTTTCCAAGTGGGCATGCTATGGGGAGTATGCTTTTTTACGGAACACTCATCTTTTTAGCCTATAAATATATCGATAATAAAGCGATGAGACTTGTCGTCCAAATTTCATTAGGGATAATTATCTTATTGATTGGCACTAGTCGAATTTATCTTGGCGTTCACTACCCAACAGATATTTTAGGTGGCTACCTATTAGGGGCATGTTGGTTACTGTTTAGCTATCCATACTTTAAAAAATATGATTTTATTCAACGATTTGAAGGGACTAGATAG